A region of Moorena producens PAL-8-15-08-1 DNA encodes the following proteins:
- a CDS encoding pentapeptide repeat-containing protein produces the protein MKFNILATLTLLASLFFTGSAVAENPDQVQQLLSTGECPGCNLKGADLSGAHLLGADLRNANLQGAILIEANLEGADLTGANLNGANLTQAFVTNASLNCANLNQVNLTAAKLYDTDVSGAVMNNMTLTNAEIFETGIGIGGSAEEFNFNVECRVES, from the coding sequence ATGAAATTCAATATTTTGGCAACGCTAACCTTACTCGCTTCCCTGTTCTTTACTGGTTCAGCAGTAGCTGAAAACCCAGACCAGGTGCAACAGTTGCTCTCAACTGGTGAATGTCCAGGGTGTAATTTAAAAGGAGCGGATCTATCGGGTGCACATCTACTAGGGGCTGACTTGAGGAATGCTAACCTGCAAGGAGCAATCTTAATCGAAGCCAACCTAGAAGGTGCTGACCTGACTGGTGCCAACTTAAACGGGGCTAACTTAACCCAAGCCTTTGTTACCAACGCTAGTTTAAACTGCGCAAATCTCAACCAAGTGAATTTGACAGCGGCCAAGCTTTACGACACCGATGTGTCTGGAGCTGTGATGAACAACATGACCTTAACTAATGCCGAGATATTTGAAACTGGCATTGGCATTGGTGGTAGTGCCGAGGAATTCAATTTCAATGTCGAGTGTAGAGTAGAGTCTTGA
- a CDS encoding SET domain-containing protein — MFRANPEKNSYQDVSTNDLAASTYSKVEVRPAKIGQGVFAVRDIAAGEPLLEFTGPIINFDQSLAKGEKMGNVLQIDHDAYIDIDMIPESPAPYVNHSCNPNAGIIRDRILIALRQIIAGEEIFFDYSTTMDEDFWTMKCLCGTQDCRGTVTDFKYLPSETKQLYLKLGIVQEFIVNSLNKD, encoded by the coding sequence ATGTTTAGAGCTAATCCTGAGAAGAATTCCTATCAAGATGTCTCAACTAACGACTTAGCAGCTTCAACTTACTCTAAGGTTGAAGTCAGACCCGCGAAGATAGGACAGGGAGTCTTTGCAGTCCGAGACATTGCTGCAGGTGAACCGCTACTTGAGTTTACCGGACCCATCATCAATTTTGATCAGAGTCTTGCCAAAGGAGAAAAGATGGGAAATGTTCTCCAAATTGACCATGATGCGTATATCGATATCGATATGATTCCAGAGTCACCAGCACCTTACGTAAATCATTCGTGCAATCCGAATGCAGGCATAATCCGAGATCGAATATTAATTGCATTGAGACAAATCATTGCAGGTGAAGAGATATTCTTTGACTATTCGACTACCATGGACGAGGATTTTTGGACAATGAAGTGCTTATGTGGTACTCAGGATTGTAGAGGGACGGTGACTGACTTCAAGTACCTTCCTTCCGAAACTAAACAGCTCTATTTGAAGTTAGGTATAGTTCAAGAATTTATTGTGAATAGTCTTAATAAAGACTAA
- a CDS encoding aminotransferase class I/II-fold pyridoxal phosphate-dependent enzyme, giving the protein MCLHILAGDGDEVILLTPPWLGYRRMVHLTGAMPVGVPVDTNTFDMDLNAIASAITERTRAIIINSPHNPTGKIFSATTLEGLAAILTDASRRYGKPIYLISDETFSRIVFDQQPCPSPTQFYPFSFLVYGYKNLRKSKAPRL; this is encoded by the coding sequence ATTTGTCTGCACATCCTGGCTGGGGATGGAGATGAGGTAATTCTTCTGACTCCACCCTGGTTAGGTTATCGGCGTATGGTTCATCTTACTGGTGCCATGCCAGTGGGTGTGCCTGTGGATACCAACACCTTTGATATGGACCTCAATGCGATCGCATCTGCGATTACAGAACGCACTCGGGCAATAATCATCAATTCACCCCACAATCCCACAGGAAAGATTTTCTCAGCAACAACCCTTGAGGGTTTGGCTGCTATACTCACCGATGCCTCTAGACGTTATGGTAAGCCCATTTACCTAATTTCTGATGAAACCTTCAGCCGGATTGTGTTTGATCAGCAGCCTTGTCCTAGCCCTACCCAGTTTTACCCATTTTCTTTCTTGGTATATGGTTACAAAAATCTCCGAAAGTCGAAAGCCCCGCGTCTTTAG
- a CDS encoding RNA-guided endonuclease InsQ/TnpB family protein has product MIILEFKAKGKESQYLAIDEAIRTVKFIRNSCIRLWLDNKGTGKSDLSRYSKILAKEFPFANELNSTARQAASERAWSSIVHFYDNCKKKIPGKKGFPKFQKRARSVEYKKSGWKLSPHKKSITFTDKKGIGKLKLKGTWDLWCFDKKQINRVRIVKRADGYYVQFCVAVNVKEEIEHTGEMIGLDVGLKEFYTDSNGHSEPNPRFYRKGEKRLKFYQRRVSRKNKGSSNRKVRLVLSRSLLRKEGYNSGNRGVKIPKILTVCWMVVKTHPIKRYVTPYLATPSR; this is encoded by the coding sequence GTGATTATTCTAGAGTTCAAAGCCAAAGGTAAAGAATCCCAGTATTTAGCAATAGACGAAGCCATTCGGACGGTTAAGTTCATCCGAAATAGTTGCATCCGTCTGTGGTTGGACAATAAAGGGACAGGGAAAAGTGACCTTAGTCGGTACTCCAAAATACTGGCCAAAGAATTCCCCTTTGCTAATGAATTAAACTCTACCGCCCGTCAGGCTGCGTCCGAGAGGGCATGGTCATCGATTGTTCACTTCTACGATAATTGCAAGAAGAAAATCCCAGGCAAGAAGGGTTTCCCAAAGTTCCAAAAGCGTGCTCGTTCTGTCGAATACAAGAAGTCAGGGTGGAAACTATCCCCTCACAAAAAATCGATAACGTTCACGGACAAGAAAGGGATTGGAAAACTTAAGCTTAAGGGCACCTGGGACTTGTGGTGCTTCGACAAGAAGCAAATTAACCGGGTTCGGATAGTCAAGCGAGCTGATGGGTACTATGTTCAATTTTGCGTTGCAGTTAACGTAAAAGAGGAAATAGAACACACAGGCGAGATGATTGGATTGGATGTAGGACTTAAAGAGTTCTACACAGATTCTAATGGTCATTCCGAACCCAACCCCCGATTCTATAGGAAAGGGGAGAAACGTCTGAAGTTTTATCAACGCCGGGTTTCCCGGAAAAATAAAGGCTCATCCAACCGCAAGGTGCGGCTTGTTCTGAGTAGGAGCCTCCTGAGAAAGGAGGGGTATAACTCAGGGAATCGCGGGGTTAAAATCCCAAAAATTCTAACTGTCTGTTGGATGGTGGTGAAAACCCACCCCATTAAGAGATATGTGACTCCTTATCTGGCCACACCGAGCAGGTGA
- a CDS encoding antibiotic biosynthesis monooxygenase, with product MTEFLDFLKHKYAYVAIGEFKPGKFQEAQDLYEKAVSTYIQGFKGAYLLQEPGTDRGIAVIFWESIADMEDNQSEAYEAILNQMSHLFTKAPTTSFYEVCSEIQPPN from the coding sequence TTGACAGAATTTCTAGATTTTCTGAAGCATAAGTATGCTTATGTTGCCATTGGTGAATTCAAGCCAGGCAAATTTCAAGAAGCTCAGGATCTTTACGAGAAAGCTGTATCTACCTATATCCAAGGGTTCAAAGGCGCTTACTTACTGCAAGAACCTGGAACCGATAGAGGGATTGCTGTGATCTTTTGGGAAAGTATAGCGGACATGGAAGATAATCAAAGTGAAGCCTATGAGGCGATCTTAAACCAAATGTCTCACTTGTTTACCAAAGCTCCCACCACATCGTTCTACGAAGTTTGCAGTGAAATCCAGCCTCCGAATTAG
- a CDS encoding group II intron reverse transcriptase/maturase, with product MESIVRHMGNHSEHWKGQKWKKLRQNLFRLQKRVYKAVRAGDLKKARSLQKLILKSRAAQLLAVRQVTQLNKGKRTAGIDGKSKLNFRERMELVETLNRHGHDWKHDGLREKPIRKKNGKTRMLKIPTLADRAWQCLAKFALEPAHEATFSADSYGFRTGRCAQDIQKRLFNHLKSNVNGINKRIIELDIKKCFDRISHSSIMDRLLAPACLKQGIFRCLKAGINPEFPEQGTPQGGVVSPLLANVALNGIEDIHTSLRYADDMVFILKPKDNAATILEKVKKFLTDRGMEISEEKTKLTRATDGFNFLGWRFRVRKDGKFSCVPSEDNHRAIRQKIKNIVNNSNYGAKIKAQKLAPTVRGWRNHHNSCDMSSPRDSLWFMNRTANRKFRKEKKVNRYQANELCKKAFPKVGYKQNQHVNVKGTKSPYDGDLVYWSKRNSRLYSDATSKALKRQNHSCGHCGLKFLEDESVHLHHVDGNHDNWKTKNLSAVHQSCHQQIHWSKPKGRSKTEFTQEPCEGKLSRTVLERRCPG from the coding sequence ATGGAGAGCATTGTTAGACACATGGGCAACCATAGTGAACATTGGAAAGGTCAGAAGTGGAAGAAACTCCGACAAAACCTATTCCGCCTACAGAAGAGAGTGTACAAAGCGGTTCGAGCTGGAGACCTCAAGAAAGCTAGGTCTTTACAAAAACTGATATTGAAATCCCGTGCTGCACAGCTCCTAGCTGTACGTCAAGTCACACAACTAAACAAGGGTAAAAGAACAGCTGGAATTGACGGAAAGTCAAAACTCAATTTCAGGGAACGCATGGAACTGGTTGAAACATTGAACCGTCACGGCCACGACTGGAAACATGACGGACTACGAGAAAAACCAATCCGTAAAAAGAACGGGAAAACTCGGATGTTGAAGATACCAACCTTAGCCGACCGAGCATGGCAATGTCTAGCAAAATTTGCATTAGAACCAGCCCACGAAGCTACATTCAGTGCAGATAGCTATGGATTTAGAACGGGCAGATGTGCCCAGGATATCCAAAAACGTCTATTCAATCATTTGAAATCAAACGTTAACGGAATCAATAAAAGAATCATAGAACTAGACATTAAGAAATGCTTTGACCGCATCTCACACAGCTCAATAATGGATAGATTGCTAGCCCCCGCGTGCCTAAAACAGGGGATTTTCAGGTGCTTAAAAGCGGGCATCAATCCGGAATTCCCAGAGCAAGGAACACCCCAAGGCGGTGTGGTAAGCCCCCTATTAGCAAATGTGGCTCTAAATGGCATAGAAGATATTCACACAAGCCTGCGATACGCAGACGATATGGTGTTTATACTGAAACCAAAAGATAACGCAGCAACAATACTGGAAAAAGTCAAGAAATTCTTGACTGACCGAGGGATGGAAATAAGTGAAGAAAAGACCAAACTAACACGGGCGACAGATGGATTTAACTTCCTGGGGTGGAGATTCCGCGTCAGAAAAGACGGAAAGTTCTCATGCGTTCCCTCAGAGGATAATCACAGAGCAATCCGTCAGAAGATTAAAAACATAGTCAACAACTCGAATTATGGTGCCAAAATAAAAGCACAGAAATTAGCACCCACCGTTCGCGGATGGCGTAACCACCACAACAGCTGTGACATGAGCAGCCCAAGGGATAGCCTATGGTTCATGAACCGGACCGCAAACCGAAAATTCCGAAAGGAAAAGAAAGTAAATCGGTACCAGGCCAACGAACTATGTAAAAAGGCATTCCCAAAAGTAGGTTACAAACAAAACCAACACGTAAACGTAAAAGGGACTAAGTCACCTTACGACGGTGACTTAGTCTACTGGAGCAAGAGAAACTCTAGACTCTACTCCGATGCTACTTCCAAAGCACTGAAAAGGCAAAACCATTCCTGTGGACACTGTGGATTGAAGTTCTTAGAAGACGAGTCTGTACACCTTCATCACGTCGATGGAAACCACGACAACTGGAAAACGAAGAACTTATCAGCAGTTCACCAGAGCTGCCACCAACAGATACACTGGAGCAAGCCAAAAGGCCGGTCAAAGACCGAGTTTACCCAGGAGCCGTGTGAGGGGAAACTTTCACGCACGGTTCTGGAGCGGAGGTGCCCCGGATAA
- a CDS encoding ABC transporter ATP-binding protein, with protein MSIVIVENLSKIYPVAIKQPGLKGTLNHFFRRTYRSVKAVQDVSFEIGFGEVVGFLGPNGAGKTTTLKMLTGLIHPSQGRVRVVDYIPKRRQPGFLKKITLVMGQKQQLLWDLPALDSLRINAAVYGISDQDYRYRVGELTEMLSLEGKLTQPVRKLSLGERMKAELLAALLHQPQVLFLDEPTLGLDVNAQLAVRDFLREYNQRTGATILLTSHYMADITALCQRVLLIHEGRLIYDGSLDGLLERFAPYREVTVELAQPLPEVKTSQDMFLQRYGELKEVDGHHVRLLVRREVLTETVARILAELEVIDLSVTDPPIEEVIGRVFQAGVVE; from the coding sequence ATGTCTATTGTTATTGTCGAAAACCTCAGCAAAATCTACCCAGTAGCAATCAAACAACCAGGACTAAAAGGTACCTTAAACCATTTCTTCCGCCGTACCTACCGTTCAGTCAAAGCTGTACAAGACGTTTCCTTTGAAATTGGCTTTGGAGAAGTAGTCGGATTCTTAGGGCCCAATGGTGCTGGAAAAACCACTACTCTCAAGATGCTCACTGGACTGATTCATCCGTCTCAGGGTCGAGTCAGAGTTGTGGATTACATTCCCAAACGACGTCAACCAGGCTTTTTGAAAAAAATTACCCTAGTTATGGGGCAGAAGCAACAGTTGCTTTGGGACTTACCAGCCCTAGATTCCCTGAGAATCAATGCCGCTGTCTATGGTATTTCTGATCAAGACTATAGGTATAGAGTTGGGGAACTGACCGAGATGCTGTCCCTAGAAGGGAAACTGACTCAGCCAGTACGAAAACTCTCCCTAGGAGAGCGCATGAAAGCGGAACTACTAGCAGCATTGCTACACCAACCCCAAGTCCTATTTTTAGATGAACCTACCTTGGGATTAGATGTCAATGCTCAATTGGCCGTACGGGATTTCTTGCGGGAGTACAACCAACGCACAGGAGCAACAATACTCTTAACCAGTCACTACATGGCTGATATCACTGCTCTTTGCCAACGGGTGCTATTAATCCATGAAGGTCGGCTGATTTACGATGGCTCTCTAGATGGATTACTTGAGCGCTTTGCTCCCTATCGTGAGGTCACCGTAGAACTTGCCCAGCCCTTACCTGAGGTAAAGACTAGTCAGGATATGTTTTTACAGCGCTATGGTGAACTCAAAGAAGTAGATGGTCACCACGTGCGTTTGCTAGTGCGTCGGGAAGTGCTTACCGAGACTGTGGCTCGGATTCTGGCTGAGCTGGAGGTAATAGATTTAAGCGTAACTGACCCTCCCATTGAAGAAGTTATTGGTCGTGTTTTCCAGGCAGGAGTAGTAGAGTGA
- a CDS encoding amidase family protein translates to MALSLENLGCCIEEHNPPNLDVTVARETYSEILRFEFGLSEINQQQYEHALHKRHRIITDLESFLSDWDVWLCPVVPIAAFTHRPSGEPIEIDGKQFPDLKAIGAYTTLFNLAGNPVIVLPLSQSQKGLPIGVQVVGRRGSDMRLIAIAETLTQITGGFQPPPGY, encoded by the coding sequence TTGGCATTATCTCTGGAAAACTTAGGCTGTTGTATTGAGGAACATAACCCACCGAATTTGGACGTTACTGTAGCAAGGGAAACTTATAGCGAGATTCTCAGATTTGAATTTGGTTTATCCGAGATCAATCAACAACAGTATGAACATGCTCTTCATAAACGCCATCGTATAATTACTGATCTAGAAAGCTTCTTATCTGATTGGGATGTTTGGTTGTGTCCTGTGGTTCCAATAGCAGCATTTACCCATCGCCCATCAGGGGAACCAATTGAGATAGATGGTAAGCAGTTTCCTGATCTGAAAGCTATTGGTGCTTACACCACACTTTTTAATTTAGCTGGTAACCCGGTCATAGTCCTACCCCTTAGCCAGTCCCAGAAAGGCTTACCCATTGGTGTGCAAGTGGTCGGAAGACGGGGGAGTGATATGAGACTGATCGCAATTGCTGAGACATTGACCCAAATCACCGGAGGGTTTCAACCTCCACCGGGATATTAA
- a CDS encoding ABC transporter permease, with product MKRVLKIITTFLSVYYAHMMEYRAEIFFWVLSNLLPLILMGIWTKASQDADFGLNSIEFARYFISVFFIRQFNLVWVIWEFQKQVLQGKLSPRLLQPIDPVWHDVARHVAERFIRIPFNLGLIGLFFVLYPEAAWLPNLGNLLLGCLVVAMSFSLRFLMQYTFAMFAFWTERASAIEELSFLLYLFLSGLIAPLEVFPPLVREIAQWTPFPYLIHFPAALLIGLPVNVVGGILVILGWSLIFFLVNRWLWRKGLKHYSGMGA from the coding sequence ATGAAGCGCGTCCTAAAAATCATAACAACCTTCCTCAGTGTTTATTACGCCCATATGATGGAGTATCGGGCAGAAATATTTTTTTGGGTACTGTCGAATCTGTTACCTCTGATTCTAATGGGGATTTGGACCAAGGCATCCCAAGACGCAGACTTTGGTCTGAATTCTATAGAATTTGCCCGTTACTTTATCTCAGTGTTTTTTATCCGCCAGTTCAACTTGGTATGGGTGATTTGGGAATTTCAAAAACAAGTGTTACAAGGGAAGCTTTCCCCACGATTACTACAGCCCATTGATCCAGTGTGGCATGACGTAGCCCGTCACGTAGCAGAACGATTTATCCGTATTCCGTTTAACCTAGGGCTAATCGGTTTGTTTTTCGTCCTGTATCCCGAAGCAGCTTGGCTACCAAATCTTGGCAATCTGTTACTCGGTTGTCTGGTGGTAGCAATGAGCTTTTCCCTACGCTTTTTGATGCAGTATACCTTTGCCATGTTCGCCTTTTGGACAGAACGAGCTAGTGCTATTGAAGAATTATCATTTTTGCTCTACTTATTTCTTTCTGGGTTAATTGCTCCGTTGGAAGTCTTTCCTCCTTTGGTAAGGGAAATTGCCCAGTGGACACCCTTTCCTTATCTGATTCATTTCCCAGCAGCACTGTTGATTGGTTTACCTGTGAATGTGGTAGGGGGAATATTGGTGATTCTAGGTTGGAGTTTGATATTTTTCCTAGTCAACCGCTGGTTATGGCGTAAAGGGTTAAAGCATTACTCTGGCATGGGAGCTTGA